Proteins found in one Paenibacillus sp. FSL R10-2782 genomic segment:
- a CDS encoding DNA/RNA helicase — protein MRIDDYKPKQNVTEKINGEEVEWKNGDIILISSGTASGKSYFIRNKLEQLADQQNVNILLLVNRKNLYKQNKEAIDNSLFSRIKVELYQTIENQLNEGKEYDFSPYTYIVCDESHYFTTDSGFNDNSDDSLQAILGLQSQIRIFMSATGHVLFSYIKDHYRYKLKRTENKIWTYSIPRKFNQIASLSFYRDFYAVEKLIERKFNKANDKIIYFADTIQKAFELYQKYDDSLFVCSKSSRNKKYLKHVDDDQVESMVKQNRFDCKYLFTTTVLDNGFDLKDEQIKLIVCDIFDVDTMLQCIGRKRFKNDQDKVHVVLLNKNNRNLNNYLNSVQMKLDEADAFIHGGVEEWKKLVGKFSRKSNYIIKDNATSDGKYISKKTVSRVKYLQAVATRDRLKAMLDQNRETNNFREETGGKKESDAYMMYISNLLHKNKITLIEKRFEQEELCSYLDTIVGKRIYKEGQKQVIEKFDIKDYRGRLQKNISQLQSYLQSNQLKYAIASFPDNRKKLEDGSNNPHKGKRYWLVSKFNG, from the coding sequence ATGAGAATTGATGATTATAAGCCAAAGCAAAATGTAACTGAGAAGATAAACGGGGAGGAAGTTGAATGGAAAAATGGAGATATCATTTTAATAAGCAGTGGGACGGCATCAGGTAAATCCTATTTTATTCGAAATAAGCTGGAACAATTAGCGGATCAGCAAAATGTGAACATACTTTTATTGGTCAATCGAAAGAATCTGTATAAACAGAATAAAGAAGCTATCGACAATTCACTGTTTTCAAGAATCAAAGTGGAATTATATCAAACAATTGAAAATCAGCTTAACGAAGGGAAAGAGTACGATTTTTCTCCCTATACATACATCGTGTGTGATGAGTCGCATTACTTTACTACGGACAGCGGATTTAATGATAATTCCGATGATTCTCTTCAAGCTATACTCGGTCTACAGTCTCAAATTAGGATTTTTATGTCCGCAACGGGCCATGTGTTATTCTCTTACATAAAGGATCATTACAGATATAAACTCAAACGAACCGAAAATAAAATATGGACGTACTCCATTCCAAGAAAATTCAATCAAATTGCATCGTTATCCTTCTACAGAGACTTTTATGCAGTAGAAAAACTAATTGAACGGAAATTCAATAAAGCTAACGATAAAATTATATATTTTGCAGACACGATCCAAAAGGCTTTTGAGCTTTACCAGAAGTATGACGATTCATTATTCGTATGCAGTAAAAGCAGCAGAAACAAAAAGTATCTCAAACATGTAGACGATGATCAAGTGGAATCCATGGTCAAACAAAATAGGTTTGACTGTAAATATCTATTCACGACGACGGTTCTTGATAATGGTTTTGATTTGAAGGATGAGCAAATTAAATTAATTGTATGCGATATATTTGACGTGGATACGATGCTACAGTGTATTGGGCGAAAGAGATTCAAGAATGACCAGGATAAGGTTCATGTGGTGTTGCTGAATAAAAATAATCGAAATTTGAATAATTACTTGAATTCAGTCCAGATGAAACTGGATGAAGCAGACGCTTTTATACATGGTGGAGTTGAGGAATGGAAAAAGCTAGTGGGTAAATTTTCGAGGAAATCCAATTACATCATTAAAGACAACGCAACAAGTGATGGCAAATATATATCGAAGAAGACAGTGTCCAGAGTTAAATATCTTCAAGCTGTAGCTACGAGAGATCGGCTTAAAGCAATGCTGGATCAGAATAGAGAAACCAATAATTTCAGGGAGGAAACTGGAGGGAAAAAGGAAAGCGATGCCTATATGATGTACATTTCGAACTTATTACATAAAAATAAAATCACGTTGATTGAGAAACGATTTGAGCAAGAAGAATTATGTAGCTATTTAGACACGATAGTCGGTAAAAGAATATACAAAGAGGGTCAGAAACAAGTCATTGAAAAATTTGATATCAAGGATTATCGAGGCAGATTACAAAAGAATATTAGCCAATTACAATCCTACCTCCAATCGAATCAATTAAAATATGCGATTGCTAGTTTTCCAGATAACCGAAAAAAGTTAGAAGATGGAAGCAACAACCCCCATAAAGGGAAGCGATATTGGTTGGTTAGCAAATTTAACGGATAG
- a CDS encoding site-specific DNA-methyltransferase, with amino-acid sequence MKWMKLKIDQLVHAEYNPRKDLKAGDPEFEKIRNSVLEFGYCEPIICNSDYTIVGGHQRAKVLKALGYNEVDCVIVDVNKSKEKALNIALNKITGEWDFEALAGLLDELKEAEYNIELTGFDWSEAEKLLDTLHEETVDEEDDFNVEEALPEHPITRKGDIWLLGKHRLICGDSTNRQDIATLMGGKKAQLIVTDPPYNVDYTGKTKDALKIENDKMDNHQFYDFLLAAYTQMYEVADDGASIYVFHADSEGLNFRKAFIEAGFKLAQCCIWAKQAMVLGHSQYHWMHEPVLYGWKPTGGHYWNSDRKQTTLWQFDRPFRNEYHPTMKPIPLISYPIKNSSKLGDIVFDPFGGSGSTLIACEETDRICYTSELDPKYVDVIVNRYIAHVGSDSGVYLIRDGKRYSYHEVVAESARSEVSCAD; translated from the coding sequence ATGAAATGGATGAAATTGAAGATCGATCAACTGGTACATGCGGAATATAATCCAAGGAAGGATTTAAAAGCGGGTGATCCAGAGTTTGAAAAGATCAGGAATAGTGTCCTCGAATTCGGTTATTGTGAACCGATTATTTGTAATAGCGATTATACCATCGTGGGAGGCCACCAACGTGCTAAAGTTTTGAAGGCACTCGGTTACAATGAAGTTGATTGCGTCATAGTCGATGTGAATAAATCGAAAGAGAAAGCCCTGAACATAGCGCTCAACAAAATTACAGGAGAGTGGGACTTTGAGGCACTGGCTGGATTATTAGATGAGTTAAAAGAAGCAGAATACAATATTGAGCTAACGGGCTTTGATTGGTCAGAAGCGGAGAAGTTGCTGGATACATTACACGAAGAAACAGTGGATGAGGAAGATGATTTTAATGTAGAAGAAGCATTACCTGAACATCCGATAACTCGTAAAGGGGACATCTGGCTACTTGGTAAGCATAGGCTCATATGCGGAGACTCAACTAATCGGCAGGATATCGCAACGTTAATGGGTGGCAAGAAGGCTCAGCTCATTGTGACCGATCCACCTTATAATGTGGACTACACAGGTAAGACGAAGGACGCATTGAAAATAGAGAACGATAAGATGGACAATCACCAGTTTTATGATTTCCTATTGGCTGCCTATACTCAAATGTATGAAGTAGCTGATGACGGAGCAAGTATCTATGTATTCCATGCTGATAGTGAGGGCTTGAATTTTAGGAAGGCATTTATCGAAGCTGGATTCAAACTAGCACAATGCTGTATCTGGGCAAAGCAAGCCATGGTACTCGGTCATTCTCAATATCATTGGATGCACGAACCCGTATTGTACGGTTGGAAGCCGACAGGTGGACACTACTGGAATAGTGATCGTAAGCAGACAACCTTATGGCAATTTGATCGCCCCTTCCGTAATGAATATCATCCCACGATGAAGCCGATTCCCCTGATTAGCTACCCAATTAAAAACTCAAGCAAGCTTGGCGATATCGTATTTGATCCATTTGGCGGTTCAGGTTCAACGTTGATTGCTTGTGAGGAAACGGATCGAATTTGCTATACCAGTGAGCTTGATCCCAAATATGTGGATGTGATTGTGAACCGATATATTGCCCACGTTGGAAGCGATAGTGGTGTATATTTGATTCGGGATGGTAAGCGGTATAGCTATCATGAAGTTGTTGCTGAGTCGGCAAGGTCAGAGGTATCATGTGCTGACTAA
- a CDS encoding transposase — protein MSKNSDKPKRNKPKILTKYDQFVVPRLRDIPVWVREGATDEEIAKRLNIHIWTLGDYRRKHPKFAEALERPTKWETHVYPRLAEIQQWFEEGVNAEDIIRKLDIGKTTWYEYIDKHPMLAELVKWSRSVPISHVENSLLKAATGYEYEEIKTIIEEDKNGKKKTRIEKVKRYQPPNPTAMIFYLKNRAPNEWNDRRELVVNTKALEQERKQLFLDMIEADVVDADYEAIEESIEIEEGYMEPDDSQS, from the coding sequence ATGAGCAAAAATAGTGACAAACCCAAAAGAAACAAGCCTAAGATACTGACCAAGTACGATCAATTTGTTGTGCCAAGACTCAGGGATATTCCCGTTTGGGTACGTGAAGGAGCAACAGATGAGGAGATTGCGAAGCGATTAAATATTCATATTTGGACATTAGGCGATTATCGCAGGAAGCATCCCAAATTTGCTGAAGCATTGGAACGTCCAACCAAGTGGGAGACACATGTATATCCTAGACTAGCGGAGATTCAACAGTGGTTTGAAGAAGGCGTGAATGCAGAGGACATTATCAGGAAACTCGATATAGGTAAAACGACTTGGTACGAGTATATAGATAAACATCCGATGCTGGCTGAACTAGTCAAATGGAGCAGATCTGTGCCTATATCCCACGTAGAAAATTCACTATTGAAAGCTGCTACAGGATATGAATATGAAGAAATTAAAACGATTATTGAAGAGGACAAAAATGGAAAAAAGAAGACGCGTATCGAGAAGGTGAAACGATATCAGCCTCCCAATCCGACAGCGATGATCTTCTACTTAAAGAACCGCGCACCCAACGAGTGGAATGATCGACGTGAGCTGGTGGTGAATACGAAAGCACTGGAACAGGAACGCAAGCAGCTATTTCTGGATATGATCGAAGCGGATGTGGTGGATGCCGACTATGAAGCTATTGAGGAATCAATAGAGATTGAGGAAGGATATATGGAGCCGGATGATTCACAGTCATAA
- a CDS encoding tyrosine-type recombinase/integrase — translation MEYIKGFEAHLRSKDRSKNTVSCYIRDVLQFIAWYRGKTEYGLDKWIELDGVEYKKYLQSTNQAILTINRKIASVNVFAQWMHQQGYIKEEIHIEAVRNKVVRQYKGLEEKDLWKLRNEIHRMGNRMHICMIELLLGTGIRVSELVGIKLKDIEISERKGLLKVFGKGNSFRTIPLNKDVRKAITRYLEVRSQVDSEYLCMGQRGALERNAINLILNKYGDRINVKVTPHMLRHTLGYKLVKTTPLTTIQQILGHDHVATTNIYTLTTQQDMAEALANIEW, via the coding sequence ATGGAGTATATTAAAGGGTTTGAAGCACATTTACGGAGCAAGGATCGAAGCAAGAATACGGTTTCCTGCTATATTAGGGATGTATTACAGTTCATAGCTTGGTATCGGGGCAAGACGGAATATGGACTGGACAAGTGGATTGAACTGGATGGGGTAGAATACAAGAAATATCTGCAAAGCACCAATCAAGCGATACTCACCATCAACCGCAAGATCGCCAGCGTCAACGTATTTGCACAGTGGATGCATCAGCAAGGATATATTAAGGAAGAAATACATATCGAAGCGGTCAGAAACAAGGTTGTTCGGCAGTATAAGGGTCTTGAGGAAAAGGATTTGTGGAAGCTGAGAAATGAAATTCACCGTATGGGTAATCGTATGCACATTTGTATGATTGAATTGTTGCTGGGAACAGGGATACGGGTAAGCGAATTGGTTGGTATCAAGCTGAAAGATATTGAAATCAGTGAACGCAAAGGGTTATTGAAGGTATTCGGTAAAGGGAATTCCTTTCGTACCATTCCATTGAATAAGGATGTACGAAAAGCCATTACTCGGTATCTTGAAGTCAGGTCACAGGTTGATTCGGAATATCTATGTATGGGGCAGCGTGGAGCATTAGAGCGAAATGCGATCAACCTGATTCTGAACAAATACGGAGATCGGATCAATGTAAAGGTGACACCACATATGCTCAGGCATACGCTTGGCTATAAGTTGGTGAAAACGACTCCTTTGACGACCATCCAGCAAATCCTTGGACATGATCACGTAGCAACAACCAATATTTATACCCTAACAACACAGCAGGATATGGCTGAAGCTTTGGCAAATATCGAGTGGTGA
- the terL gene encoding phage terminase large subunit — translation MEKHFKPPKMKQLIEMFSFSELRKLIGEMDIEFFALAYFPKYFDRVFGKFHKELFTELRHMLAHTGLITAFGLPREHGKSTISSFLFPLYATLYDKSQFTLIISATEQIALPFLDMIKDELETNQMLIEDFGIRKGSRWNNNEIWLKSKGGLDSCIMIRGIDGSLRGIHYKHHRPTLVLMDDLLKEDTARSEAKREQIKNTFTDVILPIGTRDTNILICGTILNEEDIMADLLKGKIPGVRSVRKAAVLQFSERDDLWSEWERQYNNLQDEDRINTALSFFMANEEEMLKGTEILWSEYLDYYYLMCKKQAMGEKSFYKELQNDPRSTDEYIFQNLMYWDRLPEFEDMELAMYIDPAIKAGKKNDYSAISIIGQHRKTKQMYVIDGEIYKLLPDDLFQVAIEKLKLYPIDKLGFEVNQAQSYMKQKFEEELWKAKIHIPVESVHSKGQKHERIMSLEPEVKKGYILFNAANIRYNNQIKDYNRNCQYDDAPDSLYGAVQLIQSVKSLVFYDRSLLF, via the coding sequence ATGGAGAAGCATTTCAAGCCGCCCAAAATGAAACAACTGATCGAAATGTTCTCTTTCTCTGAACTAAGAAAGCTTATCGGGGAGATGGACATTGAGTTTTTCGCTTTAGCCTATTTTCCTAAATACTTTGATCGAGTATTTGGCAAGTTTCATAAAGAGTTATTCACGGAATTAAGACATATGCTTGCCCATACTGGACTGATTACAGCTTTTGGTCTCCCAAGGGAGCATGGAAAGTCAACGATCAGTTCTTTTCTATTTCCTCTATATGCGACTTTATATGATAAATCACAGTTCACACTTATTATATCAGCGACAGAGCAGATTGCATTGCCGTTTTTGGATATGATCAAAGACGAACTGGAAACAAATCAGATGCTGATTGAGGATTTCGGCATTCGTAAAGGGAGCCGCTGGAATAACAATGAAATATGGCTCAAGAGTAAAGGTGGACTGGACTCATGTATTATGATTCGCGGGATTGACGGTAGTTTGCGAGGTATCCATTATAAGCACCATCGTCCTACCTTGGTTCTAATGGATGATTTGCTTAAGGAGGATACTGCACGATCCGAGGCCAAACGAGAACAGATTAAAAATACATTTACGGATGTTATTCTTCCTATTGGCACAAGAGATACAAATATTCTGATCTGTGGAACGATTCTCAACGAAGAAGATATCATGGCTGATCTGCTCAAAGGGAAGATACCAGGTGTGAGAAGTGTCCGTAAAGCAGCCGTGCTTCAGTTTTCAGAGCGGGATGATCTATGGTCAGAGTGGGAGCGACAATATAATAATCTCCAAGACGAGGATAGGATCAATACAGCTTTGTCTTTCTTTATGGCGAATGAGGAGGAAATGCTCAAAGGTACGGAAATCCTGTGGAGCGAGTATTTGGATTATTATTATTTGATGTGCAAGAAGCAAGCGATGGGAGAAAAGAGTTTCTACAAAGAATTACAAAACGACCCGCGTTCAACAGACGAATACATTTTTCAAAATCTCATGTATTGGGACAGATTGCCTGAGTTCGAAGACATGGAACTTGCCATGTACATTGATCCAGCCATTAAAGCTGGGAAGAAAAACGACTATTCGGCCATTTCAATTATTGGGCAGCACAGGAAGACGAAGCAAATGTATGTCATCGACGGCGAAATCTATAAACTGTTGCCGGATGATTTGTTTCAAGTGGCTATTGAAAAATTAAAGCTTTATCCTATAGATAAGCTGGGTTTTGAGGTGAATCAGGCACAGAGCTATATGAAGCAAAAGTTTGAAGAAGAGCTATGGAAGGCGAAGATACATATACCCGTAGAAAGTGTTCATTCCAAGGGGCAGAAGCATGAACGCATTATGAGCTTGGAGCCGGAAGTGAAGAAGGGTTATATTCTGTTCAATGCAGCGAATATTCGATATAATAACCAGATAAAGGATTATAACCGAAACTGCCAATATGATGATGCGCCGGATAGTTTGTATGGGGCTGTTCAATTGATTCAGTCTGTGAAAAGTCTGGTATTTTATGATCGTAGTTTGCTATTTTAG
- a CDS encoding phage portal protein codes for MQITEQIIIKCLNELQSTALAKQKCADYYNGQHAILKNYAMQESRSNQKLIFNFPRKFVDNEVGYLLGKPVNYVSKSDQDEAIHNIDVHMSHWDKEHNLQLRKQSEIFGESIELNYIDSDGQFSAIVLSPLNAYVLEDGTAERNVLLGLHKFTRRFDKQAYLDVYTDHEILHYTIGSDSKPNQSKQNQASELKYIGKHNHIFGRVPLISCLANTERKSGFHDVISLFDAYNALNSDLVNEIADHRNAYLVIENAKLEAEDLLNMKKMGIIQVPAGGKVSWLTKEINDSFVKNELDNIERKIFDMMDQVNFNENWASNTSSLALRNKLLNLENRVAMREALMEKAIKQRLRNFFTFLHIKEGVQYDYRDIAVKFTRNLPTDLVGMADVIVKLKEVVSQETLLTLLPFVENPKLEFNKFHSEQQRLVGTDKEKSDAE; via the coding sequence TTGCAAATAACCGAACAAATCATTATAAAATGTCTAAATGAACTCCAATCGACTGCATTAGCCAAACAGAAATGTGCAGATTACTACAATGGTCAGCATGCCATTCTCAAGAACTATGCGATGCAAGAAAGCCGAAGCAATCAAAAGCTCATTTTCAATTTCCCACGTAAGTTCGTAGATAATGAAGTGGGTTATCTGCTCGGTAAGCCAGTAAACTATGTGTCCAAGTCGGATCAGGACGAAGCTATACATAATATAGATGTACATATGAGTCATTGGGATAAGGAGCATAATCTACAGCTTCGGAAACAATCTGAAATATTCGGTGAAAGTATTGAATTGAATTATATCGACTCCGATGGCCAGTTTTCAGCTATAGTATTATCCCCTTTGAATGCCTATGTGTTGGAGGACGGAACAGCAGAAAGAAACGTATTACTTGGCCTACATAAATTTACGAGACGATTTGATAAGCAAGCATATCTGGACGTGTATACTGACCATGAAATTCTACACTATACAATCGGCAGCGATAGTAAACCTAATCAGAGTAAGCAGAACCAAGCATCTGAATTAAAATATATCGGCAAACACAATCACATCTTTGGAAGAGTCCCGCTTATCTCCTGTCTAGCCAATACGGAGAGAAAAAGTGGCTTCCATGATGTGATTTCTTTATTTGATGCCTATAACGCATTGAATTCCGATTTGGTCAATGAAATTGCAGATCACCGCAATGCCTACCTGGTGATTGAGAATGCCAAACTGGAAGCAGAGGACTTATTGAATATGAAGAAGATGGGTATTATTCAGGTTCCCGCTGGTGGGAAGGTAAGTTGGCTTACGAAAGAGATTAACGATTCCTTTGTGAAGAATGAATTGGATAACATCGAACGCAAAATTTTCGACATGATGGATCAGGTTAATTTTAATGAAAACTGGGCCAGTAATACATCTTCCTTAGCTCTGCGAAATAAGTTGCTAAATTTAGAGAATCGAGTAGCAATGCGTGAAGCCTTAATGGAGAAGGCAATCAAGCAGCGATTACGGAATTTCTTCACGTTCCTGCACATTAAAGAAGGCGTTCAATATGATTACCGGGATATCGCCGTAAAATTCACAAGAAACTTGCCAACAGATTTGGTGGGGATGGCAGATGTGATTGTGAAACTGAAAGAAGTGGTCTCACAGGAAACATTGCTAACACTGTTACCGTTTGTAGAGAATCCCAAGCTGGAATTCAATAAATTTCATTCGGAACAGCAACGATTAGTTGGTACGGATAAGGAGAAATCGGATGCAGAATAA
- a CDS encoding DUF4355 domain-containing protein, with translation MKLEQVKQLIEENQTKEEWKTYLQGLNPYSVEGIEQFIQSNHEARSWFDSSVDKRSAKSLETWKANHLESAVDAEIKKRFPAKDEKEIEVEKLRAEVEHMKLEKQRERLTSQAVKIASEKKLPLPLVDFFIGADEEATTTNLAMLEQSLQLAIQQQVEQRLKGDGYTPPVNSTGRTFTLDAIKGMSPNEINQHWDQVKQALQNK, from the coding sequence GTGAAATTGGAACAAGTGAAGCAGTTGATTGAAGAAAACCAAACAAAGGAGGAATGGAAAACGTATCTTCAGGGTTTGAATCCGTATAGCGTAGAAGGGATAGAGCAATTCATTCAATCTAATCATGAAGCAAGAAGTTGGTTCGATAGCTCGGTGGATAAACGATCCGCCAAGTCGTTGGAAACATGGAAAGCTAATCATTTGGAAAGTGCAGTGGACGCTGAGATTAAAAAGCGGTTCCCGGCGAAGGATGAGAAAGAAATAGAAGTTGAGAAACTACGAGCCGAAGTGGAGCATATGAAGCTGGAGAAACAGCGTGAACGGTTAACCAGCCAAGCGGTAAAAATAGCATCCGAGAAGAAACTTCCACTCCCGTTAGTGGATTTTTTTATTGGTGCAGATGAAGAGGCGACGACAACGAATTTGGCTATGTTGGAACAATCGCTGCAATTGGCAATACAACAGCAAGTCGAGCAACGTCTTAAAGGAGATGGATATACACCTCCTGTGAATTCAACAGGTAGAACATTTACATTGGATGCGATTAAAGGCATGTCGCCAAACGAGATTAATCAGCATTGGGATCAAGTCAAGCAAGCATTACAAAACAAATAA
- a CDS encoding P22 coat protein - protein 5 domain protein, which produces MTVQNFIPTIWSARLNESLKKNLVYGNVVNTDYEGEIKGQGSTVKINSIGAVTIGNYDKVAGIGNPQELDATQKTLVIDQAKYFNFQVDDVDAAQVNVNLLDGGIVEASYGLANVVDQYLAGFYTEVRAENTIGNDAAPVIPTSPTAYDLLIDLGVLLDESNVPESERFVVVPAWYYGLLLKDARFTKDPNIIRTGYVGDIDGMTVYKSNNVPNTGGAKYKIISGHKSAISFAGQVDSVEAFRPEKQFSDAVKGLQVFGAKCIKPEALAVLTANKS; this is translated from the coding sequence ATGACAGTACAGAATTTTATTCCTACGATTTGGAGCGCACGTTTAAATGAAAGTTTGAAGAAGAACTTGGTGTACGGTAATGTGGTCAACACCGATTATGAAGGTGAGATTAAAGGTCAGGGTTCCACAGTGAAAATCAATTCGATTGGGGCGGTAACCATTGGCAACTATGATAAGGTGGCAGGAATCGGGAATCCGCAGGAACTGGATGCTACGCAAAAGACGTTGGTGATTGATCAGGCCAAGTATTTCAACTTTCAAGTGGATGATGTAGATGCTGCACAAGTGAATGTGAATCTACTAGATGGTGGAATCGTGGAAGCCTCCTATGGGCTGGCCAATGTAGTGGATCAGTATCTTGCTGGATTCTATACGGAGGTCAGAGCTGAGAATACAATTGGCAATGATGCAGCACCCGTAATTCCAACTTCTCCAACGGCGTATGATTTGCTGATTGATTTGGGCGTTTTGCTGGATGAAAGTAATGTACCGGAAAGCGAACGTTTTGTAGTAGTTCCTGCATGGTACTATGGTTTGCTACTGAAAGATGCACGTTTTACCAAAGACCCGAACATTATCCGCACAGGCTATGTCGGAGATATTGATGGAATGACGGTATATAAATCCAACAATGTACCAAATACAGGAGGAGCTAAGTATAAAATCATTTCAGGTCATAAGAGTGCCATTTCGTTTGCAGGGCAAGTGGATTCGGTGGAAGCCTTCAGACCGGAGAAACAATTTTCGGATGCAGTGAAAGGGTTACAGGTATTCGGAGCTAAATGTATCAAGCCGGAGGCTCTTGCTGTGCTTACAGCGAATAAGTCTTAA
- a CDS encoding phage head-tail connector protein, with product MSELMNLMKRLLSMEPTDASKDDILIHYLNKARSNIYGYCNLVMLPVEYDHIMVDYAVYLFKNRDSVGLTNKQEGERSAAYEAGIPASIRLALPLPKIKVGTD from the coding sequence ATGAGTGAGCTAATGAATTTGATGAAACGATTATTGAGTATGGAGCCAACAGATGCCTCTAAAGACGATATCCTGATCCATTATTTGAATAAAGCAAGGAGTAATATTTATGGCTATTGTAACCTGGTAATGCTACCTGTGGAATATGATCATATCATGGTCGATTATGCGGTGTATCTATTTAAAAATCGGGATTCGGTTGGCCTGACAAATAAGCAGGAAGGTGAACGCTCAGCCGCCTATGAAGCAGGCATTCCGGCAAGTATTCGGCTTGCTCTACCCCTGCCTAAAATCAAGGTCGGGACAGATTAA
- a CDS encoding SHOCT domain-containing protein, with the protein MQRKSIDYLLSLSLLKQLRSQNVITEEEFIAIDELNKKSFK; encoded by the coding sequence ATGCAACGAAAATCCATCGACTACCTACTCAGTCTGAGCCTATTGAAGCAATTGAGATCACAAAATGTCATTACAGAAGAAGAGTTCATAGCGATTGATGAGCTTAATAAAAAGTCTTTCAAGTAG